From one Suicoccus acidiformans genomic stretch:
- the cobK gene encoding precorrin-6A reductase: protein MILVFGGTSDSIKLMDGLLSKDYDAVISVATAYGKTFSRNFGDRVIQKRLNQVDMVEFIKKNSVELILDASHPFADIVSSNAIAAAESTHIPYVRFERPRLKYPKEVVRVSSIQEACLKALEVAGNIYLTTGSKSMKEYLDYLPVERVIARVLPVAEVIESMENLGLNAGQIHAIKGPFTMELNKELYKMSEATSMITKESGQSGGVDTKIRAALESGIAVFLIERPYVEYPEQYHTINEVIERVDRLYEK from the coding sequence ATGATTTTAGTATTTGGTGGAACGAGTGATAGTATTAAACTTATGGACGGCTTATTGTCAAAAGATTATGATGCGGTTATCTCTGTAGCAACTGCTTATGGTAAAACCTTTAGTCGAAATTTTGGGGATCGAGTCATCCAAAAACGCTTAAACCAAGTAGATATGGTGGAATTTATTAAAAAGAATTCGGTTGAGTTGATTTTAGATGCTTCTCATCCTTTTGCGGATATCGTTTCATCGAACGCTATTGCGGCTGCTGAAAGCACTCATATTCCATATGTTCGATTTGAACGACCACGTTTAAAGTATCCGAAGGAAGTTGTCCGTGTTTCAAGTATTCAAGAGGCTTGCTTGAAGGCATTGGAAGTTGCAGGAAATATCTACTTAACTACTGGGAGTAAGTCAATGAAGGAATATTTAGATTATTTGCCTGTTGAACGAGTTATTGCGCGTGTACTACCAGTAGCAGAGGTTATAGAAAGTATGGAAAATCTTGGATTAAATGCTGGGCAGATTCACGCAATTAAAGGACCTTTTACAATGGAACTTAATAAAGAATTGTACAAGATGTCCGAAGCAACGAGTATGATTACTAAAGAAAGTGGTCAATCTGGAGGGGTAGATACGAAGATTAGAGCAGCTTTAGAAAGCGGAATAGCTGTATTTCTGATTGAAAGACCTTATGTGGAATATCCAGAGCAATACCATACAATAAATGAGGTAATTGAAAGAGTTGACAGACTATATGAAAAATAA
- a CDS encoding cobalt-precorrin 5A hydrolase, which translates to MARRIQTRHPLADLYVKTRDDADPLEAKYREYGLIDGKMLKTLRENFKKYDSLVCIMASGIVIRGIAPMLESKYEDPAVLLLDEQGRFVVSLLSGHVGGANEYATSLAQELGAQAVITTATDNKGVLGLDMLAKGAGCVYEPRKVLSEQFNMLLAEEQVIALYNEPQLNLVSTSGYQIFKNLPDVNELLDYAGFVMISVRMNALDTYRKKLPEDYALAQLVPKKYVLGVGCRKGVDSEVLSANFRTFCLEHNFLAIGLTKIVSIDLKKEENAIINLAESLNIPFETYSKEDLLEFEDFYPGSNFVKQTVGVSSVAQTSVHKETGEFVLTERYANEGVTFALGKYQ; encoded by the coding sequence TTGGCTCGAAGGATTCAAACTCGGCATCCCCTAGCTGATTTATACGTTAAGACCCGGGATGATGCTGATCCACTGGAAGCTAAATACCGGGAGTATGGTTTGATTGATGGGAAGATGCTCAAGACACTTCGAGAGAATTTCAAAAAATATGACTCATTAGTTTGCATTATGGCGAGTGGTATCGTTATTCGAGGTATTGCTCCTATGTTAGAAAGTAAATACGAAGACCCTGCTGTGTTACTCTTAGATGAGCAAGGAAGATTTGTTGTAAGCTTACTCAGTGGGCATGTTGGAGGTGCGAATGAATACGCAACATCTTTGGCGCAGGAACTTGGTGCTCAGGCCGTTATTACGACAGCAACGGATAACAAAGGTGTTCTCGGGTTAGATATGCTAGCCAAGGGAGCAGGATGTGTATATGAACCAAGGAAAGTTTTGTCAGAGCAATTTAATATGCTTTTAGCAGAGGAGCAAGTTATTGCACTTTATAATGAGCCACAACTAAATTTGGTATCAACCTCAGGGTACCAAATCTTCAAGAATCTTCCTGATGTAAATGAACTTTTAGATTATGCAGGTTTTGTTATGATTAGTGTCAGGATGAATGCTCTGGATACCTACCGTAAAAAATTACCTGAAGACTATGCATTGGCTCAATTAGTGCCAAAGAAATATGTACTAGGGGTAGGCTGTCGCAAAGGTGTAGATAGTGAGGTGCTTTCAGCAAATTTTAGAACTTTCTGCCTTGAGCATAACTTCTTAGCTATTGGACTTACTAAGATTGTAAGTATTGATTTAAAGAAAGAAGAAAACGCAATCATAAATTTAGCAGAGTCTTTGAATATCCCTTTTGAGACCTATAGCAAGGAAGACTTGTTAGAGTTTGAAGATTTTTATCCAGGATCAAATTTTGTAAAGCAGACCGTAGGCGTGAGTTCTGTTGCACAAACATCAGTTCATAAGGAAACGGGTGAATTTGTATTAACAGAGCGTTATGCCAATGAGGGTGTGACTTTCGCACTTGGAAAATACCAATAA
- the cobJ gene encoding precorrin-3B C(17)-methyltransferase gives MLTVVGMGPGSFNNMTPAAHQAIENAEVIVAYQYYLQFFEEIIEGKEVISTGMTGEIERCRQAVNVALQGKEVALVSSGDSGIYAMAGLVFEILAAETLELEVKVIPGITASIAGAALLGAPLMNDFCHISLSDLMTPWEMIEKRLHAAAQGDFVICLYNPRSKGRPKHLAKALDIIREYKGGDIVVGIVKDIDREGEQAIITSIDTLDEELVDMTTTVIVGNKYTKVYGDYMYTPRGYDL, from the coding sequence ATGTTAACAGTCGTGGGAATGGGACCAGGTAGTTTCAATAATATGACTCCTGCAGCACATCAAGCAATTGAAAACGCAGAAGTTATTGTTGCTTATCAATATTATCTACAATTTTTTGAAGAAATCATAGAGGGTAAAGAAGTTATTTCGACCGGTATGACGGGTGAAATCGAGCGGTGCCGTCAAGCCGTTAATGTAGCATTGCAAGGCAAGGAAGTGGCTTTAGTTTCTAGTGGAGATTCAGGAATTTATGCCATGGCTGGTCTAGTTTTTGAAATTCTAGCAGCTGAAACTTTAGAACTTGAAGTGAAAGTAATTCCTGGAATCACAGCGAGTATTGCTGGAGCAGCGCTTTTAGGTGCGCCATTGATGAATGACTTCTGCCATATTAGTTTAAGTGACTTGATGACACCTTGGGAAATGATAGAGAAACGGCTCCATGCAGCTGCTCAAGGAGATTTTGTGATTTGTCTATATAACCCTCGCTCTAAAGGTAGGCCGAAGCATCTAGCTAAGGCACTGGATATTATTCGAGAGTATAAGGGGGGAGATATTGTAGTAGGAATCGTCAAGGATATTGATCGAGAAGGTGAGCAAGCAATTATAACGAGCATTGATACACTAGATGAAGAGCTTGTGGATATGACAACCACTGTAATTGTAGGGAATAAATACACGAAAGTATACGGGGATTACATGTATACCCCACGAGGTTACGATTTATGA